A part of Candidatus Nezhaarchaeota archaeon genomic DNA contains:
- a CDS encoding S-methyl-5'-thioadenosine phosphorylase produces the protein MQVERAEIGIIGGSGLYDPSMFGTPQEIKVYTPYGPTSDSIFLSEYKGRKIAFIPRHGRGHKIPPHKVNYRANIWGLKELGVKRVIAVSAVGSLREDYAPGDIVLIDQFIDFTKRRDYTFYDGGLVCHVSLADPFCPQLREIAIENLKQLSMKFHDRGTYICIEGPRFSTRAESRLFKSWGADVIGMTLVPEVNLAREAELCYMTIALVTDYDVWAPKHVTAEEVARVMSENVDKAKKLLAEIIPRIPHERTCKCGEALKEALV, from the coding sequence ATGCAGGTCGAGAGAGCTGAAATAGGCATTATAGGCGGCTCAGGTCTCTACGATCCTTCAATGTTTGGCACACCGCAGGAGATTAAGGTCTACACGCCTTATGGCCCAACATCGGACTCCATCTTTCTCAGTGAGTATAAAGGGAGGAAGATAGCTTTCATCCCGAGACATGGCAGAGGTCACAAAATACCTCCACATAAAGTCAATTATAGAGCAAACATATGGGGACTAAAGGAGCTAGGCGTTAAGAGAGTTATAGCGGTCTCAGCTGTTGGTAGCTTAAGGGAGGATTATGCACCTGGTGACATAGTTCTGATAGATCAGTTCATAGACTTCACAAAAAGAAGGGACTATACCTTCTATGATGGTGGCCTAGTCTGTCACGTATCGCTTGCCGACCCCTTCTGTCCTCAGCTTAGGGAAATAGCTATTGAAAACCTTAAACAGCTAAGCATGAAGTTCCACGATAGGGGGACATATATATGCATAGAAGGCCCTCGATTTTCGACAAGAGCTGAATCGAGGTTATTTAAGAGTTGGGGTGCGGACGTCATAGGGATGACATTAGTACCTGAAGTGAACCTCGCAAGAGAAGCGGAACTTTGCTATATGACCATAGCCCTAGTAACCGACTACGACGTATGGGCTCCTAAGCATGTAACAGCGGAAGAGGTTGCTCGAGTAATGTCTGAGAACGTGGATAAGGCCAAGAAGTTGCTTGCTGAGATCATACCACGAATCCCACATGAGAGGACGTGTAAGTGTGGCGAAGCACTTAAGGAGGCATTGGTGTAA
- a CDS encoding phosphoribosyltransferase yields the protein MSKKMNVKVVSWDEVVKWCKELARRIRASGFKPDVIVAIARGGFTPARLLCDYLNVIDLLSIKIEHWIETGKHKEEATIKYPFNYDLSGKNVLIVDDIADTGKSIIVAKRYILDVCKPKELKTATMQLIPATSMIVPDYYVDEVKEWTWYMYPWNFTEDMVNLTMRIVKDKPEERWTAKAVSEKFEEWYGVKFQLELFNEILEEMVIREKLVKVDGFYAAKT from the coding sequence ATGTCTAAAAAGATGAACGTTAAAGTTGTTAGCTGGGACGAAGTTGTTAAGTGGTGTAAGGAGCTAGCAAGAAGGATTAGAGCTTCCGGCTTCAAGCCTGACGTCATAGTTGCCATAGCCAGGGGAGGGTTCACACCAGCTAGACTTTTGTGTGACTACCTTAACGTCATCGACTTACTTAGCATAAAGATTGAGCATTGGATTGAAACTGGAAAACATAAAGAGGAGGCAACGATAAAGTATCCATTCAATTACGACCTCAGCGGTAAGAATGTGCTCATAGTCGATGACATAGCTGATACAGGTAAAAGCATCATAGTGGCCAAGAGGTACATCTTAGATGTCTGTAAGCCTAAAGAGCTGAAGACTGCGACAATGCAGCTAATACCGGCTACATCAATGATAGTTCCAGACTACTACGTGGATGAAGTTAAGGAGTGGACGTGGTACATGTACCCCTGGAACTTCACAGAGGACATGGTTAACCTGACCATGAGAATAGTGAAAGATAAGCCTGAAGAGAGGTGGACAGCCAAAGCTGTATCAGAGAAGTTCGAAGAGTGGTATGGAGTGAAGTTTCAACTTGAACTATTTAACGAGATTCTTGAAGAGATGGTTATTAGAGAGAAACTCGTAAAAGTTGATGGTTTCTACGCTGCTAAGACTTAG